The window CTCGATCGTCAGGTCCACGCCCTTGAGCGCCTCCACCTTCACCTTGCCGGTGTCGTAGACCTTCCGGATGCCCGCCATCTCGATGATCGGGCGTCCGGTCGCGGGAGGGGTCTTCTCGCTGTGGCTCGACATGGCGGGCTCCTACTCGTAGCGGAGGGTGGAAGCGGGGTCGATGGCGGCGGCGCGGCGGGCCGGGAAGTAGCCGGCGAGGAGGCCGATGACGCCGAGGATCGATGCGGTGCCGAGGCCGATCGCCAGGGAGAGCTTCGGCGTCCCGAGGAACTCCATGACCTGGTTCCCGTCGGTCGGGATGAAGCTCATCCCCAGGACGAGGAGCGTCGCGATGAGCATCCCGGCCGCGCCCCCGACGAGCGTGTACGAGAGCCCTTCGAGGACGAACGGCCCGGTGATCCACCCCGCCTTCGCCCCGAGGGCCATCTTCACGCCGATCTCGCGCGTCCGTTCCTTGACGACCGCGTACATGATGTTCGCGACGCCGACGCCGCCGATGAGGAGCGTCAGCGCGCCGATGATCCCGAGGAACATCTGGATCCCGACGCTGACGTTCTGGTTGACCTTCTGGGACTTCACCGTGTCCCAGGTCGGCAGCGCGCGCTCGTCGGAGGGGTCGAAGCCGTACTTCGCCGCGATGACCTCGCGAGTCCTCACGATCGCCTCCGCCATCTTCGAGGAGTCGCGCACGCGGATCACGAGGTTGTTCACCGTCGGCCGTCCGAAGAGGGCCTTCCAGGTCGAGATCGGAATGATGGAGTGATCCTTGTCCATCCCGGCGTAGGCCCCCATCTGCGTCTTCTTCTGCATGACGCCGACGACCGTGAACGGGGCATTCGCGACGAGGAGCGTCTGCCCGACGGGGTCGTCCTTGCCGTAGAGGTCCTCGGCCAGCTCGTTGCCGAGGAAGATGACGCGCCGGCGCTCGGCTTCGTCGAGCGGCGAGAGGAACCGCCCGCCGGCCACCGGGTACTGCTTGCGCGCCTCGCCGTAGGGGTAGTTCACTCCCTTGACCCGGCCGGCGACCGTCTTCTTTCCGGCCGTCAGGTTCGTCCGCCACTGGATCGCCTCGCCGATGACCGACTCGAGCTCCGGCAGGCGGGACGCGAGGACGGGGATGTCGTCGATGCGGACGCGGATTGGCCGGCCGGGGTTCATCCCCTTCCACGCCTTCGTCGTCTCGCTCATCCACATCACGCCGATGTTCTCCCCCATCGCCCGCGAGTTGCTCGAAAGCTGCCGCTTCAGCCCTTCCCCGAAGGCGAGGAGCAGCAGGATGGCGACCGTGCCCCAGGCGATCGCCGCGATGGTCAGGAACGCGCGCTTGCGGCCGAGCGTCGCCGACTGGAGGAAGAGGTGGAGGATCACTTTCACGGCCCTTCTCCTACAGCTTCATCGCGACGACCGGGTCGAGCCGGGACGCGGAGCGGGCCGGGAAGAAGCCCGCGAGGAAGCCGATGACCCCGAGGATCCCGGTCGTGATCAGTGCGACGAAGGGCGAGACCTCGGGCTTGCCGACGAACTCCTGGAGGCTCTCGGGGAAGACGGTGCAGATGCCGAGCGAGATCGCGAACCCGACGACCCCGCCGATCGCCGTCACGATGAGCGTCTCGACGATGAACTGCCTCTGGATCGCCCCCGACTTCGCGCCGAGGGCCATCTTCACGCCGATCTCCTTCGTCCTCTCGTCGACGATGACGTTCATGATGTTCGAAACGCCGATCCCGCCGACGACGAGCGTCAGCGACCCGACGATCCCCAGGAAGAGCGAGAAGGCGAGCATGAAGACCTCGAAGAACTGGAACTGCTCCGTCGTGTCCCAGACCGAGAACGCCTCCTTGTCCGCGGGGTCGAACTTGAGGCGGCGCGAGAGCGCCGAGCGGAGGCTTTCCGTCACCTCCTTCGACTCGAGGGCCGACGCCGGCTGGAAGACGAAGTTCGAGAGGTACTTCCGGCCCGTCAGCGCCCGGAACGTCGTCCCCGGGATCCAGGAGAGGTCGCTGTCGCGGCTGTTGTAGCTCGAGTCCTGCTCCTTGGCGGTCAGGACGCCGATGACGAGGAAGGGGGAGCCGTTGAAGAGGACGGTCTTGCCGACCGGGTCGGTTCCCTTGCCGAAGACGTCCTCGGCGACCTTGTTCCCGAGGAATACGACGCGGCGCTGGTCCTTCATGTCGAGCGGGTTCAGGAAGCGGCCCCCCGGGACGGGAATCAGGTTCCGCATCTCGCCGAACTCGGGCGACACGCCCGAGACGTCGACCGGAAAGGTCCGCAGGTTGTAGACCATCTTCCAGCCGTCGCTGTACTCGCTCGACATCCGCTTCAGGCCGTCGACGCGCGGCCTCACCGTCTCGAGGTCCTCGTCGGTGATCCGGATGCGCCGCCCCTTTCCGAGCCCCTGGTACGGGATCGACGTCAGGCCGGGCCAGGAGATGCAGATCCGGTCTCCGAGGCCCGCCGTCTGCTTGATGAGGTTCTTCTTCAGGCCCGCCCCGAAGGCGAGCAGGAGCGTCACCGCGACCGTCCCCCAGACGAGCCCGAACACCGTCAGGAGCGTCCGGAGCTTCTGGCTCTTCAGGTCGCGGTGGAGCTGCAGCAGCGCGTCGCGGAGCATCGGCGGACCTCTTCCTCGTCGATCCGCGCTCAGCTGATCGTCTTCGGCGGCCGCTGGACGAGCTGGTCGCCCTTCTTCACGCCTTCGGTGACCTCGATGTTCAGGCCGTCGGAGATGCCGGTCTTGATCTCGACCTTCTTCGGCTCGTCCTTGGGGTTCTTCCCCGGCAGCTCGACGAAGGCCTTCTTCCCGCCGTCTTCGAAGGTCACGAGCCGCTCCGGGATCGTCACGACGTCCTTCTTCTCGCGGATGATCAGGTCCGCGTTCGCCGAGTAGCCGGCGCGCAGGACGATCTTCTGTCCCGGGTCGAGCTCGATCTCGACGTCGAAGAGGGTCGCCCCGTCCTTCTGCTGGGCCTGCGGCGCGATCCGCGCGACCTTCCCCGTGACGACGTCCGTCGGGAGGGCACCCACCTTGATGCGCGCCTCGAGCCCGACGTGGAGCTTGCCGACGTCGATCTCGTCGACCGTCCCCTTGAAGATGAGGTCGCTCATGTCGGCGATCGTCGCCAGCTCGGTGCCGGGCTGGTACGACGTGAGCGGGACGACGGGGTCGCCCGGGTTGACCGCGCGAGTGAGGATCGTCCCGGCGGCCGGAGCGCGGATGATCGAGTCGATTCCCGAGTCGAACGACGTGATCTTCCCGCTGCGGGTGAGCTCGCGGTCCTGGTCGGCCTTGGCGACGGCGATCTTGGCGAGCTCGAACGCCTCGCGCTTGACGTCGACGTCGGACCGCGCCGTGATCCCCTGCCGGTTGAGCTCCTGGGCCCGGTCGAATTCGGACTTGGCGCGCGCGAACGAGGCGTTCGCCGACTCGACCCTGCGGTCGACCTCGGTCACCTCGAGGGGCGTCGGGTCGGGCTGAATCTCGAGAATCGGATCGCCCGCCTTCACGCTGTCGCCGACCTCGACCCGGCAGCTCTTCACGATGCCGGAGATCTTCGACTTCACCGAGAACTTCTGCCGCGGCTGGATCTGGCCCACGGCGAGCGCCTTCTCCGTGATCGAGCCCGACTCGGCCACGACGATCTTGAGGCCGCCGTCGTCCTTCTTTCCCGAGCTCGCGAGGGCGTAGATGCCGGTGACGACGCCGCCCACGACGATCAGCACGAGAAGGACCTTGAAGAGCTTGCCCATACCGGACCTCCAGCTGCCCCGAACGGGGCTGTTCGTCTCGCCAGACGGATCGAGATCGAGGGTCATGCCCGCAGTTACGCTCCTGCCGCCGGAAGGTTCCGATGTGCGTACGTGTGCGACAGGATGTCCCAGGTCTTCATCCGGGACGGCTCGGAAGCCGGCGACTCGCCTTTCGGGCTACCGGCAGATGACCCGGTCGCGTCCGGCCTGCTTGGCCTCGTAGAGAGCCGCGTCGGCGCGCTTCAGAAGGCTGGCGAGCCCTTCGTCCCCCGCGGCGAGCGACGCGATGCCGATGCTCACCGAAGCCCGCGCGGCAGGCGCCTCTCCGGCGCGGTCGGCGACGAGCCCCACCTCCCCGACGGCCTGGCGAAGCCGTTCTCCGACGGCGAATGCTCCTTCCGGACCCGTCATCGGAAGGACGGCGAGGAACTCCTCGCCGCCGTATCGGCCGACGACGTCCTCGGTCCGGAGACTCCCGGCCATCCGGCGCGCTCCCTCGGCCAGGAGCCGGTCGCCTTCGGCGTGCCCGAGCGCATCGTTGATCTCCTTGAAGTGATCGAAGTCGATCATGCCGACCGAGAGGGGCATTCCCCGCCGGCGGGCGAGCGAGAACGCCTCCTCCGCCGTGCCCAGGATCGACCGGCGGTTCGGGAGGCCCGTGAGGGCGTCGGTGATGGCGAACTCGGAGAGCTGCTCGTTCAGGCGGCGCAGCTCGTCGGTCCTCTGTGCGACGGTCTCTTCGAGCCGCACCCGGGCCGCCACGAGCCGACGCTCCCGCGCCTTTACGACGAGCGCTGCCGCGAACGCGATGACCGAGAGGCCACCGAAAAGCACCGGCAGCCGCTGCCACCAGGGTGTCTCCACGGTGATCCTCACGGTCGCCGCCGGCTCGGGGGATCGGCCGTCGACCGTCGTCGCCGTCACCTCGAAGACGTAGTTCCCCGCTCCGAGGGCACCGTACGTCGTTTCGGCCTGGCCCGGCTCGGCCGCCGTCCACCCGTCCGAAAGCCCGGAAAGCCTGTAGCGAAACGTCGTAGCCCCTTCGTCGAGGAACGACAGCGCCGCGAAGCGGAGCGTCAATGGCGCGTGCCGGAACGGGAGGACGAGATCGCGCCCGGGAGGCAGGCGGACCCGGCCCAGCCGGATCTCCGAGACGGCTACGAGGGGAGGCACCGGGCGTCGCGGAGCCGGGAGGCCCTGAAAGAGCGACAGTCCCTCGGTCGTGATCCAGACACGCCCCCGGCTGTCGGCGAAGAAGCCGTTCTGGTTGCACTCGTTCGCGCCGAGGCCGTCGTTCGTCGTGAAGACCCGGATCTCCCCCGAAGGGGCGATCCGAACGGCCCCCCGGTTCGTGCCGGCCCAGACGAACCCCTCGCGGTCCTCGCCGACCCAGTAAACGTACGAATCGGGCAGGCCCGAACGCGCGTCGAGAACGCGGACCCCCCGGTTGCCCGTCCGCCAGAAAAGCCCCCGGTCCGTGCCGACCCAGAGACCGCCTCGCCGGTCCTCGAGTATCGCGGTGACGGCGTTCGACGGAAGTCCTTCGGCCGTCCCGAGCGCTTCCGGCGAGGAGCCTTCCTTCAGGCCGGCGAGGCCCCATCCGAGGCCGCCGACCCAGAGGGTCCCTCCGTGCCCCAGATGGAGGACCGAAACCGAGTCCCCCACGGGTTTCCCGGCCCGCGACAGCTTCCCGTCCCGGAAGACGAAGAGCCCCTGGCGCGCCGAGCCCAGCAGGAGCGCGCCGTCCTTCGCGAAGGCGATCTCGTCGACGACCTTCGGCGCTCCCTCCGGCAGGGGAAATGACGTGACCCGGTCCCTCGAGATCCGCGCTGCCCCCTGCGAGGTCGTGACGATCACGTCTCCGTCGGGCGACACGCAGAACGAGCGGACTTCCGTGTGCGGCAGGCCGTCCTTCGCGGTGAAGAGCCGTGTCGTGCCGCCTTCGCTGCGCCGCACGAGCCCGCGGTCGTGCGCGCCGATCCACAGGGTGCCGTCCGGCGTCTCGGCGATGCCGTAGAGCGGAGCCCCGACCGGGAGCCCATCCTCCGGCCCGAACGTTCGGAACGCTGCCGGCCCCTTCTTGGCAAGCCCGGAGTCCGTGCCAAACCAGACGATTCCCTCCCGGTCCTCGAACGCGGCCCAGACCCTCGCGTCGGGAAGGCCCTCGGTCATCCCGAACCGCTCGAACCCCGAGGCGCCGTCCCAGCGGAACGCTCCGCGGTCGCTCGTGCCGATCCAGGTGCCGCCCCCCTCCGCCTCGCGGACGAGGCCGGAGACGTTCTTCCCCGGCGCGTCGTCGCCTCCCACGCGGCGAGCGGTCAGGGTGGTCACGTCGACCTCGAAGAGCCCGGCCTCCGTCACGCCGAGGAGGAGCCCGCCGCGCGGCCCCGACGCAATCACGCTGACGGACTGGTCGGGCAGGCCCGTCACGTCGACCCGCGTCAGGGCCCCGCCGGGAAGCAGCCGCGCCAGGCCGCGTGTCGTCCCCGCCCAGAGAACGCCGTCGGGTGAGTGGAAGAGGGTCACCACCTCGGTACCGGCGAGGTCGCCGACCGACGGTACCGCCTCGAACGACCCGCCGATCGAGGCGGCGACGAAGAGACCCCCGGAGGCGCCAGCGTAGAGCCGTCCGTCCTCCAGCGCGAGCAGAGCGGTGACGGACGGAGACGGCCCCGCCGTTACGGGAAGGACCGTCCAGGTCCCGGACGCGTAGACCGCGGCCCCGTTCGACGTCCCGGCGAGGACCTCACCCGCCGGACCCAGCGAGAGCGACTGGATCGAAGAGCCCGGCAGGCCCGTTGCCGCGTCGAACGTCTCGAATCGGCGGCCGTCGTAGCGGCCGAGCCCTCCTGTGAGCGTGCCGACCCAGAGGAAGCCCCCGCGGTCCTGGCAGATCGCGGTCACCTGAAGCTGCGGCAGCCCGTCGCGGGCCGTGTAGACGCGAACGGCCGACCGCGCCGCCTCGAGGGGCCAGACCCCCAGCGCCGCCAGGAGCGCGGCGACGGCCAGGAGGGCGCGACGGACCCTCACGTCCGGAGAGTGACCTCCACGATTTCCGAGCGGAAGAAGAGCCGCATCGGCGGCCCCCACGTTCCCGTGCCGCGCGAGACGGCGAGCGTCATCCCGTCGACCTCGTAACGTCCCGCCTGGAACGGGTAGGGAATTGCCGACAGGAAGGTGAAGGGCCACAGCTGACCACCGTGGGTGTGCCCGGAGAGCATGAGCCGCGCGCCGCGCGCCGCGGCGTCGCGGACCAGGAGCGGCGAGTGCGAGAGGTGGA is drawn from Holophagales bacterium and contains these coding sequences:
- a CDS encoding ABC transporter permease; the protein is MKVILHLFLQSATLGRKRAFLTIAAIAWGTVAILLLLAFGEGLKRQLSSNSRAMGENIGVMWMSETTKAWKGMNPGRPIRVRIDDIPVLASRLPELESVIGEAIQWRTNLTAGKKTVAGRVKGVNYPYGEARKQYPVAGGRFLSPLDEAERRRVIFLGNELAEDLYGKDDPVGQTLLVANAPFTVVGVMQKKTQMGAYAGMDKDHSIIPISTWKALFGRPTVNNLVIRVRDSSKMAEAIVRTREVIAAKYGFDPSDERALPTWDTVKSQKVNQNVSVGIQMFLGIIGALTLLIGGVGVANIMYAVVKERTREIGVKMALGAKAGWITGPFVLEGLSYTLVGGAAGMLIATLLVLGMSFIPTDGNQVMEFLGTPKLSLAIGLGTASILGVIGLLAGYFPARRAAAIDPASTLRYE
- a CDS encoding ABC transporter permease, with the translated sequence MLRDALLQLHRDLKSQKLRTLLTVFGLVWGTVAVTLLLAFGAGLKKNLIKQTAGLGDRICISWPGLTSIPYQGLGKGRRIRITDEDLETVRPRVDGLKRMSSEYSDGWKMVYNLRTFPVDVSGVSPEFGEMRNLIPVPGGRFLNPLDMKDQRRVVFLGNKVAEDVFGKGTDPVGKTVLFNGSPFLVIGVLTAKEQDSSYNSRDSDLSWIPGTTFRALTGRKYLSNFVFQPASALESKEVTESLRSALSRRLKFDPADKEAFSVWDTTEQFQFFEVFMLAFSLFLGIVGSLTLVVGGIGVSNIMNVIVDERTKEIGVKMALGAKSGAIQRQFIVETLIVTAIGGVVGFAISLGICTVFPESLQEFVGKPEVSPFVALITTGILGVIGFLAGFFPARSASRLDPVVAMKL
- a CDS encoding efflux RND transporter periplasmic adaptor subunit — translated: MTLDLDPSGETNSPVRGSWRSGMGKLFKVLLVLIVVGGVVTGIYALASSGKKDDGGLKIVVAESGSITEKALAVGQIQPRQKFSVKSKISGIVKSCRVEVGDSVKAGDPILEIQPDPTPLEVTEVDRRVESANASFARAKSEFDRAQELNRQGITARSDVDVKREAFELAKIAVAKADQDRELTRSGKITSFDSGIDSIIRAPAAGTILTRAVNPGDPVVPLTSYQPGTELATIADMSDLIFKGTVDEIDVGKLHVGLEARIKVGALPTDVVTGKVARIAPQAQQKDGATLFDVEIELDPGQKIVLRAGYSANADLIIREKKDVVTIPERLVTFEDGGKKAFVELPGKNPKDEPKKVEIKTGISDGLNIEVTEGVKKGDQLVQRPPKTIS
- a CDS encoding diguanylate cyclase is translated as MRVRRALLAVAALLAALGVWPLEAARSAVRVYTARDGLPQLQVTAICQDRGGFLWVGTLTGGLGRYDGRRFETFDAATGLPGSSIQSLSLGPAGEVLAGTSNGAAVYASGTWTVLPVTAGPSPSVTALLALEDGRLYAGASGGLFVAASIGGSFEAVPSVGDLAGTEVVTLFHSPDGVLWAGTTRGLARLLPGGALTRVDVTGLPDQSVSVIASGPRGGLLLGVTEAGLFEVDVTTLTARRVGGDDAPGKNVSGLVREAEGGGTWIGTSDRGAFRWDGASGFERFGMTEGLPDARVWAAFEDREGIVWFGTDSGLAKKGPAAFRTFGPEDGLPVGAPLYGIAETPDGTLWIGAHDRGLVRRSEGGTTRLFTAKDGLPHTEVRSFCVSPDGDVIVTTSQGAARISRDRVTSFPLPEGAPKVVDEIAFAKDGALLLGSARQGLFVFRDGKLSRAGKPVGDSVSVLHLGHGGTLWVGGLGWGLAGLKEGSSPEALGTAEGLPSNAVTAILEDRRGGLWVGTDRGLFWRTGNRGVRVLDARSGLPDSYVYWVGEDREGFVWAGTNRGAVRIAPSGEIRVFTTNDGLGANECNQNGFFADSRGRVWITTEGLSLFQGLPAPRRPVPPLVAVSEIRLGRVRLPPGRDLVLPFRHAPLTLRFAALSFLDEGATTFRYRLSGLSDGWTAAEPGQAETTYGALGAGNYVFEVTATTVDGRSPEPAATVRITVETPWWQRLPVLFGGLSVIAFAAALVVKARERRLVAARVRLEETVAQRTDELRRLNEQLSEFAITDALTGLPNRRSILGTAEEAFSLARRRGMPLSVGMIDFDHFKEINDALGHAEGDRLLAEGARRMAGSLRTEDVVGRYGGEEFLAVLPMTGPEGAFAVGERLRQAVGEVGLVADRAGEAPAARASVSIGIASLAAGDEGLASLLKRADAALYEAKQAGRDRVICR